From Saccharomycodes ludwigii strain NBRC 1722 chromosome IV, whole genome shotgun sequence, one genomic window encodes:
- the SAP185 gene encoding Sap185p (similar to Saccharomyces cerevisiae YJL098W | SAP185 | Sit4 Associated Protein (paralog of YKR028W | SAP190)), protein MSVSFWARPKTNSNIVDILNRAFIKQDNKTEINNQAQKAEEQNEEEQKEEEKEKENETHASHLDEKTRLELYKPNLEILDEFLTDEDLYRSLFIDPPDESENYGLTLLDYFTRPEVLSALLDYILDEAYVHDEIEFINNDEQDEGDNIVQDEEICKSKQKDKHETSDQQENKEEEQEEEDSENKNKDDECYEFSEETAIKKIESNEFISKANLAAEILSIDLMEITAVFLEHDFLITKLWSLLEKYSVISNDASSSFLKINERLLQFAELGGLYGDNSLGNSAGETEQTPPQLSNQQQDPSETENSIDVITDSMNEDNPALYEQQQMYTPILDRPILDKFLRLIIKREKMVDKFIKHIELPPLMDFLLKIISTDKPESANYITLALKQEMLIEKLLDCLTSEHSSTAQSTASDFIKALVAISANSNNEIASAIGPNELTRYLVSPIIVAKIGQIMLQGGLPLSNCVGIIIEIIRKNNSDYDFVQVMYTTVESHPPHMRDPIYLGHLIKYFAENMDKFNDILCHKQENKLSTPFGEIEPLGLDRFKVCELVAELLHCSNMALLNEPRGEVVVYERDVIRQHNIDLFVHTSKLPILQVENKQQEIELDKGIANLTITGNPNIEEDNKSEPNKIDDNGAEDSKLIKSEENSSSDDKEESTSSKNSDEDSDGGHNQNNVGFNNTHEVQEEAQGQPHDSNEILDTEESLRIDPVVGDQLKISLQDYDIVSTIMKMLFTFPWNNFLHNVVFDIVQQILNGPLQEGYNKFLIADLFKKTHITQLIMQGDKDCEGYHLENNIRLGYMGHLTLIAEEVAKFAAYLQDMDIRLSDTSVESALTDKKWVEYTDVVLSEIREKYSTVFGDFNVDMYDVLGTNGEMNQEEDMNQQDYKEGSQEEEDDDDDEQGDYPEDDDEEENIVQRFTNRNTKFELVDQNDEDGDNDEDDNDDDDDDDDADNYGYTDERAAQENIYIDTELSDEEEDEGVDTNEEGDKLRSEKANKLHDDNRIVNNINFKPNFPVKKTLFDLLGEEDDDEEEEETEDDINSTDNKDGSNTQSLHNDLHADKKNYTNSTTSSTNINTYQIPLHRDSDSDSDDDYIDPNDDGLSYAKPNHPLYSNNFDIISRQQQQMGRDNDDDNNEYDDVDDDYDEDAVLREEIMGEEEDDDDEDTSLCRQDSSDNMQWDAVEQNRIMNMVNYNNSRSQKKKKI, encoded by the coding sequence ATGTCAGTTTCATTTTGGGCTCGTCCAAAAACTAATTCCAATATTGTTGACATATTAAACCGAGCATTCATTAAACAAGACAATAAAACCGAAATCAATAATCAAGCACAGAAAGCAGAAGAACAAAACgaagaagaacaaaaggaagaagaaaaggaaaaagaaaatgagaCTCATGCATCCCACTTAGACGAGAAAACAAGGCTTGAGCTTTATAAACCTAATTTGGAAATTTTGGACGAATTTCTAACCGATGAGGACCTGTATAGAAGTTTATTTATAGATCCACCAGATGAATCGGAGAATTATGGTCTAACTTTACTAGACTATTTTACACGTCCAGAAGTTTTAAGTGCTTTATTGGATTATATACTAGATGAAGCATATGTGCACGATGAAATTGAgtttataaataatgatgaacAAGATGAAGGAGATAATATTGTGCAAGATGAAGAGATTTGCAAAtctaaacaaaaagataaaCACGAAACCAGCGATCAACAAGAGAATaaggaagaagaacaagaagaggaagactctgaaaataaaaataaggacGACGAATGTTATGAGTTTTCTGAGGAAACCgccataaaaaaaattgaaagtAATGAATTTATCTCCAAAGCTAATTTAGCTGCAGAAATTTTAAGTATTGATTTAATGGAGATTACAGCAGTATTTTTGGAACATGATTTCTTAATTACTAAACTATGGTCTTTGTTGGAAAAATATAGTGTTATATCTAATGATGCCAGCTCGagctttttaaaaattaatgaacGTTTACTACAATTTGCTGAATTAGGCGGTTTATATGGAGATAACAGCTTGGGCAATAGTGCTGGTGAAACAGAGCAGACACCTCCACAATTGTCAAATCAACAGCAAGATCCAAGTGAAACCGAAAATAGCATTGATGTAATAACAGATTCAATGAATGAAGATAATCCTGCTCTTTATGAACAACAGCAAATGTACACACCGATTCTTGATAGACCTATACTAGATAAGTTCTTGAGGCTTATCATTAAGAGAGAGAAGATGGTTGACAAATTTATTAAGCATATAGAGTTACCTCCTTTAATGGATTTTTTGCTAAAGATTATTTCAACTGATAAACCAGAATCTGCAAATTACATCACGCTAGCCTTGAAGCAGGAAATGCtgattgaaaaattattagattGTTTAACTAGTGAACACAGTTCTACAGCTCAAAGCACCGCATCTGACTTTATAAAAGCATTAGTGGCAATCAGCGCCAACTCAAATAACGAGATTGCCTCTGCTATTGGTCCAAATGAACTAACAAGGTATTTGGTTTCCCCCATTATTGTTGCAAAAATTGGACAAATAATGTTACAAGGCGGGTTACCCTTAAGTAATTGTGTTGGAATaattattgaaataattaggaaaaataattcagACTACGATTTTGTTCAAGTTATGTATACTACTGTTGAATCACATCCACCTCATATGAGAGACCCAATCTACTTGGGCCAcctaattaaatattttgctGAAAACATGGACAAAtttaatgatattttatgccataaacaagaaaacaaattatcTACTCCCTTTGGTGAGATTGAACCTCTAGGGTTAGACAGATTTAAAGTATGTGAATTGGTGGCTGAGTTGTTACATTGTTCTAATATGGCACTATTGAATGAGCCGAGGGGTGAAGTTGTTGTCTATGAAAGAGATGTTATCAGACAACATAACATTGATCTTTTTGTTCATACATCTAAGTTACCAATTTTGCAGGTTGAAAACAAACAACAAGAGATAGAGTTGGACAAGGGGATTGCTAATCTAACCATAACTGGAAATCCCAATATCGAagaagataataaatctgAACCTAACAAAATTGATGATAACGGTGCTGAAGACTCTAAGCTAATTAAATCTGAGGAAAACTCGTCCTCTGATGACAAAGAGGAGTCTACAAGCAGTAAAAATTCTGATGAAGATTCTGATGGCGGTCATAACCAAAATAATGTTGGTTTCAATAACACGCATGAAGTACAGGAAGAAGCACAGGGACAACCTCATGATAGCAATGAAATTTTAGACACTGAAGAATCTTTACGTATTGATCCAGTTGTGGGagatcaattaaaaatatctttacAAGATTATGATATTGTTTCTACCATCatgaaaatgttatttaCTTTCCCAtggaataattttttacatAATGTGGTATTTGATATTGTtcaacaaattttaaatggGCCTTTACAAGAGGGGTACAATAAGTTTTTAATTGCAGATTTGTTCAAAAAAACACATATTACACAATTAATCATGCAAGGTGACAAGGACTGCGAAGGGTATCATTTGGAGAATAATATAAGATTAGGGTATATGGGACATTTAACTTTAATTGCAGAAGAGGTGGCTAAATTTGCCGCTTATTTACAAGATATGGATATTAGACTATCGGATACCTCTGTTGAAAGTGCTTTAACTGACAAAAAATGGGTTGAATATACAGATGTCGTTTTGTCTGAGATTAGAGAAAAATATAGCACTGTTTTTGGTGATTTTAATGTTGATATGTATGATGTACTGGGTACAAACGGTGAGATGAATCAGGAGGAAGATATGAATCAGCAGGACTATAAAGAAGGCAGccaagaagaagaggatgatgatgatgatgaacaGGGTGATTATCCTGAAGATGacgatgaagaagaaaacaTTGTTCAAAGATTCACCAATAGAAATACTAAATTTGAATTAGTTGATCaaaatgatgaagatggtgataatgatgaggatgacaatgatgatgatgatgatgatgatgatgctGATAACTATGGATACACTGATGAACGTGCCGCACAagaaaacatatatattgacACTGAACTTTCagatgaagaagaggatGAAGGGGTTGATACTAATGAAGAAGGAGATAAGTTGCGTTCTGAAAAGGCCAATAAGTTACATGATGATAACCGTAtagttaataatattaattttaaaccTAATTTTCCTGTGAAAAAGACTCTGTTTGATTTATTGGGAGAAGAAGACGACgatgaagaggaagaagaaacaGAAGATGATATTAATTCAACGGATAATAAAGATGGAAGTAATACCCAAAGTTTGCACAATGATTTACATGCTGacaaaaagaattataCTAATAGTACCACTAGTAGTactaatataaatacatatCAAATACCGCTACATAGAGATTCCGATTCGGACTCAGACGATGATTATATCGATCCTAACGATGATGGCTTGTCATATGCTAAACCAAATCATCCATTATATTCTAATAACTTTGACATAATATCacgacaacaacaacaaatggGGCgcgataatgatgatgataataatgaatatgatgatgttgatgatgattatgatgAAGATGCTGTTTTAAGAGAAGAAATCATgggagaagaagaagatgatgatgatgaggaTACAAGCTTGTGTAGGCAAGATAGCAGTGATAACATGCAATGGGATGCAGTGGAACAGAATAGGATTATGAACATGGTTaactataataatagtCGTTcgcaaaagaaaaagaaaatttga
- a CDS encoding uncharacterized protein (similar to Saccharomyces cerevisiae YKR095W | MLP1 | Myosin-Like Protein (paralog of YIL149C | MLP2)) — MQPNILYDIPSSESFNSSKATLDELTPNDKTQDDRVFRLLVSYTDNKTSKKDRIKQRKRRHKLEMDLKVLKNDIKDLRVLKNDIKDLE, encoded by the coding sequence ATGCAACCTAACATTCTTTATGATATACCTAGTTCTGAAAGttttaattcttctaaAGCAACACTCGATGAATTGACACCTAATGATAAAACACAGGACGATAGAGTCTTTAGGTTATTGGTATCTTatactgataataaaactagTAAGAAAGATAGaattaaacaaagaaaacGTAGACATAAATTAGAAATGGatttaaaagtattaaagaatgatataaaagatttaaGAGTATTAAAGAATGATATAAAAGATTTAGAGTAA
- the PHS1 gene encoding enoyl-CoA hydratase PHS1 (similar to Saccharomyces cerevisiae YJL097W | PHS1 | PTPLA Homolog involved in Sphingolipid biosynthesis 1), producing MAPIKSKKTTTKKLKPIYHPLVLYNLLSGLIWGYHLYNTLFLYPKIGQPQFYFETNKSLTIIQTFAVIEILNSLFGFVRSPLTTTVAQVSSRLLIVWGIFQVLPNSPATNTNKIIYVTLSLAWSITEVVRYLYYFFNLIQPEPPFILSLLRYNLFWILYPTGVGSELLIIYYSLNEAAQNISYVYKYFLIFSMLSYIPGFPVLFIHMIHQRKKVMKQLFAKNQDGLNKKKN from the coding sequence ATGGCACCTATTAAAAGTAAGAAGACAACTACTAAAAAGTTGAAACCAATTTATCATCCTTTAGTGCTCTACAATTTACTTTCTGGTTTAATATGGGGTTACCATTTATATAATACCTTGTTTTTATACCCTAAAATTGGACAAccacaattttattttgaaacaaataaatCGTTGACCATAATTCAAACATTTGCTGtaattgaaattttaaattccTTGTTTGGTTTTGTTCGTTCTCCATTAACAACAACTGTAGCCCAAGTTTCGTCTAGATTGTTGATTGTTTGGGGTATTTTTCAAGTTTTACCAAACTCACCAGCCAccaatactaataaaataatttatgtTACATTATCATTAGCTTGGTCCATCACTGAAGTTGTAAGATACTTGTATTACTTCTTTAATTTGATTCAACCTGAACCCCCCTTTATTTTAAGTTTACTTAGGtacaatttattttggatTTTATATCCAACTGGAGTTGGTAGTGAATTATTAATCATTTACTATTCATTGAATGAAGCTGCTCAAAATATTTCCTATgtatacaaatattttttgatatttagTATGTTATCTTATATTCCAGGTTTCCCAGTTTTGTTTATTCATATGATTcatcaaagaaaaaaagttatgAAACAATTATTTGCTAAGAATCAAGATGGCCTgaataaaaagaagaattga
- the MRPL49 gene encoding mitochondrial 54S ribosomal protein bL21m (similar to Saccharomyces cerevisiae YJL096W | MRPL49 | Mitochondrial Ribosomal Protein Large subunit), which produces MNYLRASSPSQLTKIIAKPSSLFLLKKTFTTFPALFSDVSVKSISSVTPNIAVADNKTTVKPNIPSVNLKSLKLSNELYAIFKIHNRPYLVTEGDKVILPFKMKNVEIGDILQLNDVVTIGSRNYKLVDYPIASNLYSLKAVVLEKTKRPMRIREVTKQRNRKVRHAMNKADLTILRITELKIK; this is translated from the coding sequence ATGAATTACTTACGTGCTTCTTCTCCATCGCAGctaacaaaaattattgcCAAACCATCatcgttatttttattaaagaaaactTTTACTACATTTCCAGCATTATTCAGTGATGTAAGCGTTAAAAGCATATCATCTGTTACACCCAATATAGCAGTTgctgataataaaacaactgTAAAACCAAATATTCCCAGTGTTAATTTgaaatctttaaaattaagTAACGAACTATatgctatttttaaaattcatAACAGACCATATTTAGTTACTGAAGGTGATAAAGTTATTTTGCCATTTAAGATGAAAAATGTTGAAATCGGTGATATTTTGCAATTAAATGATGTTGTAACCATTGGCTCAAGAAACTACAAGTTGGTTGATTACCCAATAGCTTCAAATTTGTATTCCTTAAAAGCAGttgttttagaaaaaacTAAGAGACCAATGAGAATCAGAGAGGTTACTAAACAGAGGAATAGAAAAGTTCGCCATGCCATGAACAAGGCTGATTTAACCATTTTAAGAATTACtgaattgaaaattaaatag
- the BCK1 gene encoding mitogen-activated protein kinase kinase kinase BCK1 (similar to Saccharomyces cerevisiae YJL095W | BCK1 | Bypass of C Kinase): MHESIGGPLLQPTQSNLSTDNKSVAVENNNKLNVPQTYRHFKSEENFSFGKKAIDENKLIFDWDVTNPKEWSLKRVTTWFRLNGFNNTWILFFKRNQIFGDDFLKLMAYDNFVKYEKYLSINKNSCYERFQYLLKRTMEDNVILQHSHKKSNSSSDSSSCTITSGSSGKNNNNKISKTHVRSHSETTFVDPLNVKSISPTISNPSTPFRLSKNMIGSGKTTSNHSYSPSSATSSSLSSPLFAGAFTHNKTLSNGSDNSNGSNSSNGSNGSNGNMKSISEVGNSLLCTNGEQQEPQLHVHQLQPTQQTKLQSFGYSLPLPKTHQKAKSASSLYRRSLISLRGISTNSNSTTTITNNNKSKKNMSVGNTPILNLKNKGSIPNIKVSTNADDIYANIQSSNKDSINTNSLVSSNSSSVSKGSKIIPNIKNNNNNNNNATCNKSDTKISPLSPSHNTFFKKHQKTSSNESSLFNSLFWSNSGNDSNANNTNLESDANIDSYTLSSQRSPLSTHSVSRQSSNVTVLGENPISPDIVTKSKVTPVTSNIDHEESTKITSKQINLELDSDFLPNGHNDPNLNAKKYILLTKDKMAYFPLDISGVELVEDFEEKILNELSIRHKNYNIHLINFDSKIGTKPLNCEALKYIIENKFPDDLSKFYVKDLLKIQLNPKKSNSSVILKSKKGPIISATSSIKTFTNADSTNNGTATDSSELAAGAKRVTAKVSPGAPQQSYDKHIPNNLSDRADTPTTSRKIDYMNSKDYLTYSSNNSSFKVIIPDNSHKIDFNEKRDSPYSILEPKREAPKPPTTITTDNNIKDHKNFKATTVNRRDSLKSIRRNTRPPLKRPPPPVNIDASVSLNAAINNTTQSRRVISNQDTNVSAYTPATSQVLVPQPYKGLNPVTISQTSTTSNTNSLTRSLSKKQSATSLVSSSSYDSSSPSNNIMNRSNSSVQSSMVFQSPPRLLERTSSRRVISSASAADIFDENDISFADAPQLSEDDCGERISRGDTKVFDENGKNSAVNSELDESIYESASEKQVTSQDEDCGDDRCSDSSTGIVWANNDARLKNNKNTKPPVSIFSCSSSSFSSTSSSSSSSSSSSSVGINWKKGVNHTAQGSKLNTDVAVNDAEVNTSDDDENVGIFWKSDNAKNKKDTSKTFISKDDETNVTSLEDEDSTLSLSKASENGSEPKTLNDISRKMTIRPTPEVVYQNLEMFFPSADLDKPILEGATPPTSPKTLDPKNSNKNMSILPALQDMYKSYTQCSTKKPSIEQGLCSPNRSLNTTSNSAKKSPGNNTLGVPKRKKTIRMVAHEAREARKKTSKKLKRHNTTKLWGTKVIEITDKQNFVSINKKKNSDGQYKEFAWIKGEMIGKGSFGAVFIGLNVTTGEMIAVKQVEVPKSRSTNENTKNLVEALKKEVETLKDLDHLNIVQYLGFEVKNNVYSLFLEYVAGGSVGSLIRMYGRFDDQLIRFLTEQVLQGLYYLHSRGILHRDMKADNLLLDVDGVCKISDFGISKKINNVYSNADMTMRGTVFWMAPEMVDTKQGYSAKVDIWSLGCVVLEMFAGKRPWSNLEVVAVMFKIGKYKVAPPIPEDTLPLISKEGRFFLDSCFEIDPEKRPTADMLLKNDFCVVDTNFKFGDTGLSKFIRENDEILTNQFKQDFNR; the protein is encoded by the coding sequence atGCATGAAAGTATTGGTGGTCCATTGTTACAACCCACACAGAGTAATCTTAGCACGGATAATAAAAGTGTAGCAgtggaaaataataataaattaaatgtcCCTCAAACATATAGGCACTTTAAATCTGAAGAAAACTTTAGCTTTGGTAAAAAAGCCATCGATGAAAACAAACTGATATTTGACTGGGATGTTACAAACCCAAAAGAATGGAGCCTGAAAAGAGTAACCACATGGTTTCGACTAAATGGTTTTAATAACACttggatattattttttaaaagaaatcaGATATTTGGGGATGATTTTCTAAAGTTAATGGCATATGataattttgttaaatatgaaaaatatttatccatcaataaaaattcatGCTACGAACGGTTCcaatatttattgaaaagaaCAATGGAAGACAACGTTATTTTGCAGCATTCCCacaaaaaatcaaatagtTCCTCTGATTCAAGTAGTTGTACCATTACCAGTGGTAGCAGCgggaaaaacaacaacaacaaaatttcTAAAACACACGTCAGATCACATTCGGAAACTACATTTGTGGATCCTTTGAACGTTAAATCCATTAGTCCTACTATTTCAAATCCCAGTACGCCATTTAGACTAAGCAAAAATATGATTGGCTCGGGCAAAACAACTTCCAACCATTCGTATTCACCATCATCCGCAACTAGTTCATCTCTATCTTCACCATTATTTGCTGGTGCATTCACACATAATAAAACCTTATCTAACGGCAGTGACAATAGTAACGGCAGTAATAGCAGCAACGGCAGTAACGGCAGTAACGGAAACATGAAAAGTATTAGTGAAGTTGGTAACTCTTTGCTTTGCACTAATGGAGAACAGCAAGAACCCCAATTGCATGTACATCAACTACAACCAACACAGCAAACAAAACTTCAAAGCTTTGGTTACTCTCTACCTTTACCAAAAACGCATCAAAAGGCCAAAAGTGCATCTTCTCTATATAGAAGAAGTTTGATTTCCTTAAGAGGAATCAGTACAAATTCAAATAGTActacaacaataacaaataataataaaagcaaaaaaaatatgagcGTGGGCAATACTCCgatattaaatttgaaaaataaaggtAGCATACCAAATATCAAAGTTTCCACCAATGCTGATGACATATATGCAAACATCCAAAGTTCTAACAAAGACTCCATTAATACTAATTCATTGGTATCTAGTAATTCTAGTTCGGTATCAAAGGGTAGTAAAATAATACCGAACAtcaagaataataataataataataataacgcaACATGCAACAAATCAGATACAAAAATATCTCCATTATCTCCTAGTCATAAtaccttttttaaaaagcaCCAAAAAACCAGCTCTAATGAATCATCCCTCTTCAATTCATTATTCTGGAGTAATAGTGGCAATGATAGTAATGCCAATAACACCAACTTGGAATCTGATGCCAATATTGATTCGTACACTTTATCTTCTCAACGTTCCCCATTGTCCACCCATTCTGTATCCAGACAATCATCTAATGTTACTGTACTTGGTGAAAATCCAATATCGCCTGATATTGTTACAAAATCTAAAGTTACTCCAGTAACTTCGAATATTGACCATGAAGAAAGTACTAAAATTACATCgaaacaaataaatttggAGTTGGATAGTGATTTTTTACCGAATGGTCATAACGATCCTAATTTAAATGCTAAAAAGTATATTCTATTAACCAAAGACAAAATGGCATATTTTCCATTAGATATTAGCGGCGTGGAGTTGGTAGAAGACTTTGAAGAAAAGATATTAAACGAACTATCCATTAGacataaaaattataatattcatttaattaattttgacTCCAAAATAGGCACAAAGCCTTTAAATTGCGAggctttaaaatatattatagaaaataaatttccTGATGATTTGTCTAAATTTTATGTTAAAGATTTGTTGAAAATACAACTTAATCCAAAGAAGAGCAATTCCTCtgtaatattaaaaagtaaaaaggGGCCAATTATATCAGCAACTAGTAgtattaaaacttttacCAATGCTGATTCTACAAATAATGGTACTGCTACGGACTCGAGTGAATTGGCTGCTGGAGCAAAAAGGGTAACCGCCAAAGTCTCTCCAGGAGCACCTCAGCAGTCTTATGACAAACATATACCTAACAACCTATCAGATAGGGCAGATACACCTACCACATCCCGCAAAATTGATTATATGAATTCCAAAGATTATTTAACTTATTCTTCCAATAATTCCTcttttaaagttattatACCTGATAACAGCCATAAAATAGATTTTAATGAAAAGAGAGATTCGCCATATTCTATATTAGAGCCAAAACGGGAGGCACCAAAACCACCAACAACTATCACTACCGACAATAACATTAAGGatcataaaaattttaaagcaACTACAGTAAATAGGAGAGATAGTTTGAAATCCATCAGAAGAAACACAAGACCTCCATTAAAGAGACCACCGCCACCTGTTAACATCGATGCTAGCGTATCTTTAAATGCTGCAATAAACAATACCACTCAATCTAGAAGAGTTATTTCTAATCAAGATACCAACGTTTCTGCATACACACCAGCAACATCGCAAGTATTAGTTCCGCAGCCATATAAGGGGTTGAATCCTGTTACTATCTCGCAAACATCTACCACCAGTAACACTAATAGTCTTACCAGAAGTTTGTCCAAGAAACAAAGTGCTACTTCTTTGGTTAGTAGCAGTTCGTATGATTCTTCGTCACCATCCAATAATATCATGAATAGGTCTAACTCGTCTGTTCAATCTTCAATGGTGTTTCAATCTCCTCCAAGGCTACTTGAAAGAACTAGTTCCAGGCGTGTTATTTCCTCTGCCTCAGCAGCAGACatttttgatgaaaatgacATTTCTTTTGCTGATGCTCCACAATTAAGCGAAGATGATTGTGGCGAACGTATTAGCAGAGGGGATACCAAGGTTTTCGAtgaaaatggtaaaaataGTGCTGTGAATAGTGAACTTGATGAATCTATTTACGAATCTGCTTCAGAAAAACAAGTGACCTCACAAGACGAGGACTGTGGTGACGATAGATGCAGTGATTCTTCTACTGGTATAGTATGGGCAAATAATGATGCCAGACttaagaataataaaaatactaagCCACCAGTATCTATTTTCTCCTGCTCATCCTCTTCCTTTTCCTCcacctcttcttcttcttcttcctcttcttcttcttcttctgttGGTATTAATTGGAAGAAAGGAGTTAATCATACTGCACAAGGTTCAAAGCTTAATACCGATGTTGCTGTGAATGACGCTGAGGTTAATACAAGTGATGACGATGAAAATGTTGGTATATTCTGGAAAAGCGACAAtgcaaaaaataagaaagaCACATCAAAAACATTTATCAGTAAAGATGACGAGACCAATGTAACTTCTCTTGAAGATGAGGATTCGACGCTATCGCTTTCAAAAGCAAGCGAAAATGGCTCTGAACCCAAGACTTTAAACGATATATCCAGAAAAATGACCATTAGACCTACGCCAGAGGTTGTTTATCAAAATTTGGAAATGTTTTTCCCCTCTGCAGATTTAGATAAACCAATATTAGAAGGTGCCACTCCACCGACTTCACCTAAGACACTGGATCCAAAAAAtagcaacaaaaatatgagTATTTTGCCCGCGCTGCAAGATATGTATAAATCATATACCCAATGTTCCACAAAGAAGCCATCTATAGAGCAAGGGTTGTGTTCACCAAATAGATCATTGAACACTACGTCTAATTCAGCGAAGAAATCTCCCGGTAATAATACATTAGGTGTTcctaaaaggaaaaaaacaattagaATGGTAGCGCATGAAGCACGCGAAGCCAGAAAGAAAACCAGtaagaaattgaaaagacATAATACTACTAAATTGTGGGGCACAAAGGTAATTGAAATAACTGATAAGcaaaattttgtttctattaacaaaaaaaagaattcaGATGGCCAATATAAAGAATTTGCCTGGATTAAGGGGGAGATGATTGGTAAGGGGTCATTTGGTGCTGTATTTATTGGGTTGAATGTTACCACTGGAGAAATGATAGCTGTTAAACAGGTTGAAGTACCCAAAAGCAGGTCAACTAACGAAAATACCAAGAATCTTGTTGAAGctctaaaaaaagaagtggAAACTTTAAAGGATTTGGACCATCTCAATATTGTTCAATATTTGGGCTTTGAAgtgaaaaataatgtttatagtttgtttttagaaTATGTGGCTGGTGGATCTGTTGGCTCTTTAATTAGAATGTATGGCAGATTTGATGACCAACTTATCAGATTTTTAACAGAGCAAGTGTTACAAggtttatattatttacatTCAAGGGGGATTTTGCATAGGGATATGAAGGCAGACAATTTACTATTAGATGTTGATGGTGTTTGTAAAATCAGTGATTTTGGTATTTCGAAAAAGATCAATAATGTTTATAGTAATGCTGACATGACCATGAGGGGCACTGTGTTTTGGATGGCACCTGAAATGGTTGATACAAAGCAAGGCTACAGTGCTAAAGTTGATATATGGTCTTTGGGTTGTGTTGTTTTGGAAATGTTTGCTGGGAAAAGACCTTGGTCTAATTTGGAAGTTGTTGCAGTAATGTTTAAGATTGGCAAATATAAAGTGGCACCACCTATCCCTGAAGATACATTGCCTTTGATCTCAAAAGAAGGTAGGTTTTTCTTGGATTCCTGTTTTGAAATTGATCCAGAAAAAAGACCGACTGCAGATatgttgttaaaaaatgatttttgCGTTGTCGACAcgaattttaaatttggcGACACAGGATTATCCAAGTTTATTAGGGAGAATGAtgaaatattaacaaaCCAGTTTAAACAAGATTTTAATAGATGA